One Serpentinicella alkaliphila DNA segment encodes these proteins:
- the guaA gene encoding glutamine-hydrolyzing GMP synthase: MTNEMILIIDFGGQYSQLIARRVREKNVFCEVVSYKTPLEKIKEKNPKGIIFSGGPASVYSENSPTVPVEIFKMGIPILGICYGGQLMAQVLGGNVNRANKKEYGKTALKLNSKSLLFNNLPSELVCWMSHTDFIEIAPEGFEITATTLDCPVATMEDEANKLYAVQFHPEVEHTEFGREIIQNFVFGICQCEGTWTTENYIKEEIEKIRNVVGDKKVLCALSGGVDSSVAAVLVHRAIGDNLSCIFVDHGMLRKGEGDQVEKLFKNEFKMNFKRVNAKERFLGKLAGVSDPETKRKIIGEEFIRLFEEEASKIGQYDFLVQGTLYSDVIESGTDTAAVIKSHHNVGGLPEDMTFKLIEPFRLLFKDEVRAVGTELGLADEVVWRQPFPGPGLAVRVLGELTDDKLEIVREADAVVREEIKNAGLDRDIWQYFAVLPNIQSVGVMGDERTYAHTIAIRAITSTDAMTADWARIPHSVLEKISNRIVNEVKNVNRIVYDITSKPPATVEWE, encoded by the coding sequence ATGACAAATGAAATGATTTTGATAATTGACTTTGGTGGACAATATAGTCAATTAATTGCTAGAAGAGTTAGAGAAAAAAATGTTTTCTGTGAAGTAGTTTCATATAAAACACCCTTAGAGAAAATCAAAGAGAAAAACCCTAAAGGAATAATTTTTAGTGGTGGGCCTGCAAGTGTATACAGTGAGAATTCTCCTACTGTGCCAGTTGAAATATTTAAAATGGGTATACCTATTTTAGGAATCTGCTATGGTGGTCAATTAATGGCCCAAGTATTAGGCGGAAATGTTAATAGAGCAAATAAAAAAGAGTATGGAAAAACAGCATTAAAATTAAACAGTAAGTCTTTATTATTCAATAATCTACCAAGTGAATTAGTGTGTTGGATGAGTCATACGGACTTTATTGAAATAGCACCAGAAGGCTTTGAAATAACAGCTACTACACTAGATTGTCCAGTAGCTACAATGGAAGATGAGGCTAATAAATTATATGCGGTACAGTTCCACCCAGAGGTTGAGCATACAGAATTTGGAAGGGAAATTATACAAAATTTCGTATTTGGAATTTGTCAGTGCGAAGGAACTTGGACAACTGAAAATTACATCAAGGAAGAAATTGAGAAAATAAGAAATGTTGTTGGTGACAAAAAGGTACTTTGTGCATTATCTGGGGGTGTAGACTCCTCAGTTGCGGCTGTTCTTGTTCATAGAGCAATTGGAGACAATTTGTCTTGTATATTTGTTGATCATGGAATGTTACGTAAAGGTGAAGGTGACCAGGTAGAAAAGCTATTCAAAAACGAGTTTAAAATGAATTTTAAAAGAGTTAATGCTAAGGAGCGTTTTTTAGGAAAATTGGCAGGAGTAAGTGACCCAGAGACAAAGAGAAAAATTATCGGTGAAGAATTTATCCGTTTATTTGAAGAAGAGGCGAGCAAAATAGGCCAGTATGACTTCTTAGTTCAAGGAACTCTTTATTCAGACGTTATAGAGAGCGGTACTGATACAGCAGCGGTTATAAAAAGTCATCATAACGTAGGTGGTTTACCAGAGGATATGACTTTTAAATTAATAGAGCCATTTAGATTATTATTCAAGGATGAAGTTAGAGCTGTTGGAACTGAACTTGGACTAGCTGATGAAGTGGTTTGGAGACAACCATTCCCAGGACCTGGTTTAGCTGTTCGTGTTTTAGGAGAGTTAACTGATGATAAGCTAGAAATAGTTAGAGAAGCAGATGCTGTAGTTAGAGAAGAAATTAAAAATGCAGGATTAGATAGAGATATATGGCAATATTTTGCCGTACTTCCAAATATTCAGAGTGTAGGGGTTATGGGTGACGAAAGAACCTATGCTCATACGATTGCCATTAGAGCAATCACTAGTACAGATGCTATGACCGCAGACTGGGCTAGAATACCTCATTCCGTATTAGAGAAAATTTCAAACAGAATAGTTAACGAAGTAAAAAATGTAAATAGGATTGTATACGATATTACTTCAAAGCCACCTGCAACTGTAGAGTGGGAATAA
- the guaB gene encoding IMP dehydrogenase, whose amino-acid sequence MEDKIVKEGLTFDDVLLIPGKSDILPSQVQLSTYLTKKIKLNIPLMSAGMDTVTEGKMAISMAREGGIGIIHKNMTIEQQALEVDKVKRSEHGVIVDPFYLAPDNSVADALELMERYRISGVPITTKGKLVGIITNRDIRFETNYDRPIKEVMTKDNLVTAMEGITMDQALEILMQNKIEKLPIVDNEGFLKGLITIKDIEKAIKFPNSAKDSKGRLLVGAAVGITKDMIERIDALYKAKVDVVVVDTAHGHSQGVIDAVKKIKAIYPELQLIAGNVATAEATVELIKVGADCVKVGIGPGSICTTRVVAGIGVPQITAVYDCAKAAKEYNIPVIADGGIKYSGEITKAIAAGANVVMMGSLFAGTEESPGETIIYKGRSFKSYRGMGSIAAMQLGSKDRYFQEDDKKLVPEGVEGKVPYKGPVKDTIFQLIGGLRAGMGYCGTGSIKDLQDNSKFIRITNAGLKESHPHDIAITKEAPNYSLHD is encoded by the coding sequence ATGGAAGATAAAATTGTGAAAGAAGGATTAACCTTCGATGATGTGCTTTTAATACCTGGTAAATCGGACATACTTCCAAGTCAAGTACAGCTTTCAACATATTTAACTAAAAAGATTAAGTTAAATATACCACTTATGAGTGCGGGAATGGACACTGTTACAGAAGGTAAAATGGCAATATCTATGGCGAGGGAAGGCGGAATCGGAATTATTCATAAAAATATGACAATTGAGCAACAGGCCCTAGAGGTTGATAAAGTTAAACGAAGTGAGCATGGAGTTATAGTTGATCCTTTTTATTTAGCTCCGGACAACTCTGTTGCGGATGCATTAGAATTGATGGAAAGATATCGTATTTCCGGGGTTCCAATCACAACAAAAGGTAAGCTTGTTGGTATCATTACAAATAGGGACATCAGATTTGAAACTAATTACGATAGACCAATCAAAGAAGTTATGACTAAAGATAATTTAGTTACAGCAATGGAAGGCATTACTATGGACCAAGCATTAGAAATATTAATGCAAAATAAAATTGAGAAGCTTCCTATAGTTGATAATGAAGGATTTTTAAAAGGTCTTATTACAATAAAAGATATAGAAAAGGCTATAAAATTTCCTAATTCTGCAAAGGATAGTAAGGGAAGACTCCTTGTAGGTGCGGCTGTTGGTATTACGAAGGATATGATAGAGAGAATTGATGCACTATACAAGGCAAAAGTTGATGTGGTTGTTGTAGATACAGCCCATGGACATTCTCAAGGAGTTATTGATGCAGTTAAAAAGATTAAGGCTATCTACCCAGAATTACAGCTAATTGCAGGAAATGTAGCAACTGCTGAAGCCACTGTTGAGTTAATTAAGGTTGGAGCAGATTGCGTTAAAGTAGGAATTGGGCCAGGTTCTATTTGTACAACTCGTGTTGTTGCAGGTATAGGAGTACCGCAAATTACTGCAGTTTATGATTGTGCAAAGGCTGCTAAGGAATATAATATACCTGTTATTGCAGATGGTGGAATTAAGTACTCTGGGGAAATAACTAAGGCTATAGCTGCAGGAGCTAACGTAGTGATGATGGGTTCTCTGTTTGCTGGAACGGAAGAGAGTCCAGGGGAAACAATTATCTATAAGGGAAGAAGCTTTAAATCATATAGAGGTATGGGTTCCATAGCCGCAATGCAATTAGGGAGTAAAGATAGATACTTCCAAGAAGATGATAAAAAGCTAGTACCAGAGGGTGTTGAAGGTAAAGTTCCGTATAAAGGACCGGTAAAAGATACGATTTTCCAATTAATTGGTGGTCTAAGAGCGGGTATGGGATACTGTGGAACAGGTAGTATAAAAGATCTTCAAGATAATAGTAAATTTATTAGAATTACAAATGCTGGACTTAAAGAAAGTCATCCTCATGATATAGCTATAACAAAAGAGGCTCCAAACTATAGTTTACATGATTAA
- a CDS encoding nitroreductase family protein encodes MLAFSRPSANEVDLALDKLNMKVNTPIPIDPMQQSMGAAIQNISLATHAKGFGTTWMYAPVIAYREIGEIVMFPSHGY; translated from the coding sequence ATTTTAGCTTTTTCACGGCCATCTGCAAATGAGGTTGATTTGGCTTTAGATAAGTTAAACATGAAGGTGAATACTCCTATTCCGATAGATCCAATGCAGCAAAGTATGGGAGCTGCTATTCAAAATATTTCTTTAGCTACTCATGCAAAAGGGTTTGGTACTACTTGGATGTATGCTCCAGTTATAGCATATAGAGAAATAGGAGAAATTGTTATGTTTCCGAGCCATGGGTATTAA
- a CDS encoding nitroreductase family protein translates to MELIDAIRERRSIRKFLSDPVDEKDIIEIVEAGTLAPNAENHQMCKFVAVTNTDLVEKIGKVVSNRVNPIIIACKDVEYENINHHKYFLTFF, encoded by the coding sequence ATGGAATTGATCGATGCCATTAGAGAAAGAAGGAGTATAAGGAAATTTTTATCAGACCCTGTAGACGAAAAGGATATAATAGAAATTGTAGAAGCCGGAACCCTAGCCCCTAATGCTGAAAATCATCAAATGTGTAAATTTGTTGCTGTAACTAATACAGACTTAGTAGAAAAAATAGGAAAAGTTGTATCAAACAGAGTAAATCCTATTATCATTGCATGTAAGGACGTTGAGTACGAAAATATTAATCATCACAAATATTTTTTAACATTTTTTTAA
- a CDS encoding thioesterase family protein, with protein MIILEFNLQTGMKAEVEITVEMKDTALAFGSGGVKVLGTPIMIGLMENASLKAVDPHLPEGFATVGIDLDVKHIASTPIGMKAYAKAELIKIEGKKLLFKVEAFDEMEKIGEGLHNRYIIELEKFIKKSENKGK; from the coding sequence ATGATAATTTTGGAATTTAATTTACAAACAGGTATGAAGGCAGAAGTTGAAATTACAGTAGAGATGAAGGATACTGCACTAGCATTTGGTAGTGGTGGGGTAAAGGTCCTTGGTACTCCAATAATGATAGGTTTAATGGAGAATGCTTCATTAAAAGCCGTAGATCCTCATCTACCAGAGGGATTTGCAACCGTAGGCATAGATTTAGACGTAAAACATATAGCTTCAACCCCAATTGGAATGAAAGCCTATGCTAAGGCTGAATTAATTAAGATTGAAGGTAAGAAACTTCTATTCAAGGTTGAGGCATTTGATGAAATGGAAAAAATAGGTGAAGGTCTGCATAATCGCTACATAATTGAGCTAGAAAAATTTATTAAAAAATCAGAAAACAAAGGGAAATAA
- a CDS encoding aldo/keto reductase: protein MIYRQYGKTNKNISVLGLGGMRFGNDEDYAVEVIRKANDLGINYFDTAPFYCSDRSEDIFGKAFKNMTGEFYVSTKSGIFNEPTADDVRRRIEKSLKRLGVNKIDFYHMWCIMDLRQYEKVMEQGGPYEGAVKAKEEGLIDHLVFSTHCSGNDIRKIVEDNSFEGVLLGYNVVNHPYRQEGIKAALENNIGVSVMNPLGGGLIPNSPEYFNFLKETEDETVCQSALRFILAEPGVTTALIGASSIKELEENIGVLNYPLVVSEAKRKEIKSNINESMDKLCTTCGYCLKCPKKIKINRYLEAYNMSIFKDHKEMEKYLEFLKTQGALKDEEVFAKDCIECGKCEELCTQKIPIIKRLKEISCLNPAH, encoded by the coding sequence TTGATATACCGGCAATATGGAAAAACAAATAAAAATATTTCTGTGCTTGGTTTAGGTGGTATGAGATTTGGGAATGATGAAGACTATGCTGTTGAAGTAATAAGAAAGGCAAATGATTTAGGAATAAATTATTTTGATACTGCGCCCTTTTACTGTAGTGATAGAAGTGAAGATATTTTTGGAAAAGCATTTAAAAATATGACCGGTGAATTCTATGTTTCAACGAAAAGTGGAATTTTTAATGAGCCAACAGCAGATGATGTTAGAAGAAGAATAGAAAAATCATTAAAGAGATTAGGAGTAAATAAAATAGACTTTTATCATATGTGGTGCATTATGGATTTACGACAATATGAGAAAGTTATGGAGCAGGGTGGACCCTATGAAGGCGCTGTAAAGGCAAAGGAAGAGGGTTTAATAGATCACTTAGTTTTTTCTACCCATTGCAGTGGAAATGATATACGTAAAATAGTGGAAGACAATAGTTTTGAAGGAGTTTTACTAGGGTATAATGTAGTTAACCATCCATACAGACAAGAGGGTATTAAGGCAGCCCTTGAAAATAATATCGGAGTAAGTGTTATGAATCCATTGGGTGGGGGACTTATACCTAATAGCCCAGAATATTTTAATTTTTTAAAAGAAACAGAAGATGAGACTGTCTGTCAATCTGCACTAAGATTTATTTTAGCAGAGCCAGGGGTAACAACTGCATTAATAGGAGCATCATCAATAAAAGAATTAGAAGAAAATATTGGGGTTTTAAATTATCCACTAGTAGTTTCTGAGGCTAAGCGTAAGGAGATTAAAAGTAATATAAATGAAAGTATGGATAAACTATGTACTACATGTGGATACTGCTTAAAATGCCCTAAAAAAATAAAAATAAATAGATATCTAGAAGCATATAATATGAGTATTTTTAAAGATCACAAGGAAATGGAAAAATATTTAGAGTTTTTAAAAACACAAGGTGCACTAAAGGATGAAGAGGTTTTTGCTAAGGATTGTATTGAGTGTGGCAAATGTGAGGAATTATGCACACAAAAAATACCTATAATTAAAAGGCTAAAAGAAATTAGTTGCCTAAATCCAGCACATTAA
- a CDS encoding spore coat protein, with protein MPTNNPAFSEKELMNDLIASEKQVTSAYNTGITETSCPNLRQELTKCLTETQEIQYQLFDAMKQRGWYQTKQAQQQDVQSAKTKYQQMKTELK; from the coding sequence ATGCCTACAAATAATCCTGCTTTTTCAGAGAAAGAATTAATGAATGATCTAATTGCTTCAGAGAAACAAGTTACTTCTGCTTATAACACTGGTATTACTGAGACTTCTTGCCCTAATTTAAGACAAGAGCTTACAAAATGTCTTACTGAAACTCAAGAAATTCAATATCAATTATTTGATGCGATGAAACAAAGAGGTTGGTATCAAACAAAACAAGCCCAACAACAAGATGTACAAAGTGCAAAAACTAAGTACCAACAAATGAAAACTGAATTGAAATAA
- the groL gene encoding chaperonin GroEL (60 kDa chaperone family; promotes refolding of misfolded polypeptides especially under stressful conditions; forms two stacked rings of heptamers to form a barrel-shaped 14mer; ends can be capped by GroES; misfolded proteins enter the barrel where they are refolded when GroES binds) produces the protein MAKEIKFSEEARKSLEAGVNKLADTVKVTLGPKGRNVVIDKKFGSPLITNDGVTIAKEIELSDAYENMGAQLVKEVATKTNDVAGDGTTTATLLAQAIIREGLKNVAAGANPMIMKKGIQKAVNVAVEELKAISKPIESKEAIAQVGAISAADEEIGKLIADAMEKVGKDGVITVEESKSMGTTLDVVEGMQFDRGYLSPYMVTDTEKMEAVFNDAYILITDKKISNIQDILPVLEQIVQQGKRLVIIAEDVEGEALATLVVNKLRGTFECVAVKAPGFGDRRKAMLEDIAILTGGTVISEELGYDLKSATIDMLGNARTVKVGKENTTVIEGSGNPKAIADRVSQLRAQVEDTTSEFDKEKLLERLAKLSGGVAVIQVGAATETELKERKLRIEDALNATRAAVEEGIVSGGGTALVNVIPAVEAIISTVEGDERTGVKIVRRALEEPLRQIVENAGLEGSVVVEKVMNAEKGIGFDALNEKYVNMIETGIVDPTKVTRSALQNAASVSAMLLTTEAAIVDIKEDVPPMGGGMPGMGGMGMM, from the coding sequence ATGGCAAAAGAAATTAAATTTAGTGAAGAAGCTAGAAAGTCTTTAGAGGCTGGAGTTAATAAATTAGCTGATACTGTTAAGGTTACATTAGGACCTAAGGGAAGAAATGTAGTTATAGATAAAAAGTTTGGATCTCCACTTATAACTAATGATGGAGTAACTATTGCAAAAGAAATAGAGCTAAGTGACGCTTATGAAAATATGGGAGCTCAATTAGTAAAAGAAGTTGCTACTAAAACAAATGATGTAGCAGGGGATGGAACTACAACAGCTACACTTTTAGCACAGGCAATTATTAGAGAAGGTTTAAAAAACGTTGCAGCTGGTGCAAACCCTATGATTATGAAAAAAGGGATTCAAAAAGCTGTAAATGTAGCAGTTGAAGAATTAAAGGCTATTTCTAAGCCAATCGAAAGTAAAGAAGCGATTGCACAAGTTGGAGCAATTTCTGCTGCTGATGAAGAAATCGGAAAACTTATTGCAGATGCTATGGAAAAAGTAGGAAAAGATGGAGTTATTACGGTTGAAGAGTCAAAATCCATGGGAACTACTTTAGATGTAGTTGAAGGGATGCAATTTGACAGAGGATATTTATCACCATATATGGTTACTGATACAGAAAAAATGGAAGCAGTTTTTAATGATGCATACATTTTAATTACTGATAAAAAGATATCTAATATTCAAGATATTCTACCTGTTTTAGAGCAAATTGTTCAACAGGGTAAGAGATTAGTTATTATTGCTGAAGATGTTGAAGGTGAAGCATTAGCAACACTAGTAGTAAATAAATTAAGAGGAACTTTTGAGTGTGTTGCGGTTAAAGCTCCAGGTTTTGGAGATAGAAGAAAAGCAATGCTTGAAGATATTGCTATTTTAACTGGTGGAACTGTGATTTCAGAAGAGTTAGGCTATGACTTAAAATCTGCAACAATTGATATGTTAGGTAATGCTAGAACAGTAAAAGTAGGAAAAGAGAATACTACTGTTATTGAAGGCAGTGGAAATCCAAAAGCTATTGCAGATAGAGTTAGTCAATTAAGAGCTCAAGTTGAAGATACTACTTCTGAGTTTGACAAGGAAAAACTTCTTGAAAGATTAGCAAAACTTTCTGGTGGAGTTGCTGTAATTCAAGTTGGTGCTGCAACAGAAACAGAGTTAAAAGAAAGAAAACTAAGGATTGAAGATGCATTAAATGCTACAAGAGCTGCAGTTGAAGAAGGAATCGTTTCAGGTGGTGGAACTGCTTTAGTGAATGTTATTCCAGCAGTAGAAGCAATCATCAGCACTGTAGAAGGAGACGAAAGAACTGGGGTTAAAATTGTAAGAAGAGCATTAGAGGAGCCATTAAGACAAATAGTTGAGAATGCAGGACTTGAAGGTTCTGTTGTAGTTGAAAAAGTTATGAATGCAGAAAAGGGCATTGGTTTTGATGCATTAAACGAAAAATATGTAAATATGATTGAAACTGGTATAGTTGACCCTACAAAAGTAACAAGATCTGCATTACAAAACGCAGCATCTGTTTCTGCTATGCTATTAACTACTGAAGCAGCTATAGTTGATATTAAAGAAGATGTGCCACCTATGGGTGGAGGAATGCCTGGAATGGGCGGAATGGGAATGATGTAA
- the groES gene encoding co-chaperone GroES — protein MSIKPLGDRVVIKKLEAEEKTKSGIVLPGTAKEQPQMAEVVAVGPGGVVDGKEIVMELKVGDRVIFSKYAGTEVKFDGTEYTILRQSDILAIVE, from the coding sequence ATGAGTATTAAACCGTTAGGAGACAGAGTAGTAATTAAAAAGCTTGAGGCTGAAGAAAAAACAAAAAGCGGTATAGTATTACCTGGTACAGCGAAAGAGCAACCACAAATGGCAGAAGTTGTTGCAGTGGGCCCTGGTGGAGTTGTAGATGGAAAAGAAATAGTGATGGAACTAAAAGTTGGGGATAGAGTTATCTTCTCTAAATATGCAGGTACTGAAGTGAAATTCGACGGAACTGAGTACACAATTTTAAGACAAAGCGACATTCTTGCTATCGTAGAGTAG
- a CDS encoding DUF554 domain-containing protein: MLGTVVNSLAIIIGGLMGILLRKGIPDTYKETIMQGLGLCVSVIGLMGAFKTQNLLLVIFSIVIGIIIGEALKIEERLNSIGGHMERAVMKISYWYKAILKRIGKEIGQNGGQNEGRITKGFVTASLIYCVGAMAIVGSLESGLTGNHETLFAKSLLDGVSSVIFASSLGIGVVFSSIAVFVYQGFITLTATYVKSLLVESVIIEMSAIGGLLIAGIGINILEIKRIKVGNMLPAVFIPIVFIIFQPFLITISEFFKNLM, encoded by the coding sequence ATGCTTGGAACAGTGGTTAATTCATTAGCTATTATTATTGGAGGACTAATGGGTATTTTGCTTAGGAAGGGAATACCTGATACCTACAAGGAAACAATTATGCAAGGCCTTGGGCTTTGTGTTTCTGTAATAGGTCTTATGGGTGCTTTTAAGACTCAGAACCTACTATTAGTAATATTTAGTATTGTTATTGGTATTATTATTGGAGAGGCCTTGAAAATTGAAGAGAGATTAAATTCCATAGGCGGTCATATGGAAAGGGCTGTAATGAAAATAAGTTATTGGTATAAAGCAATCTTGAAAAGAATAGGTAAGGAAATAGGTCAAAATGGCGGGCAAAATGAAGGCAGAATCACTAAGGGCTTTGTTACGGCGAGCCTTATTTACTGTGTTGGGGCTATGGCTATAGTCGGTTCCTTAGAAAGTGGTTTAACAGGGAATCACGAAACTCTATTTGCAAAATCTCTATTAGATGGAGTATCTTCTGTAATCTTTGCTTCCTCATTGGGTATTGGAGTTGTATTTTCTTCAATCGCAGTTTTTGTTTATCAAGGGTTTATTACCTTAACAGCAACATATGTTAAGTCCCTTTTAGTTGAAAGTGTAATTATAGAAATGTCAGCTATCGGGGGACTTTTAATTGCGGGTATTGGAATTAATATATTGGAAATAAAGAGAATAAAAGTAGGGAATATGCTTCCGGCGGTATTTATACCTATTGTATTTATTATATTTCAGCCTTTTCTTATTACAATAAGTGAGTTTTTTAAAAATCTAATGTAA
- a CDS encoding DNA-3-methyladenine glycosylase family protein — MEITFSNNKAIIENIDHFDLKHTFECGQCFRWNEEEDGSYTGIAFGKILNVKKDNNVFVFSDTNKEDFENIWFNYFDLGRNYGEIKSCINRDEMIEQAIEFGSGIRILNQELWETIVSFIISANNNIPRIKKSIEMICERYGEYIGTYKGQKRFSFPDANILKELREEDLKECNTGYRAGYIIESAKIFSNERTTLDLFKELNSEMSLKELTRFSGVGPKVAHCINVFALGKRDAFPVDVWIKRIVEHLYFKEITTPRKIQDFAYEKFGLNAGYAQQYLFYYARELNLGKEK; from the coding sequence ATGGAAATAACCTTTTCCAATAATAAAGCTATTATTGAAAATATAGATCATTTTGACTTGAAGCATACCTTTGAATGTGGACAATGCTTCAGATGGAATGAGGAAGAGGATGGGAGTTATACAGGAATAGCCTTTGGAAAAATATTAAATGTAAAAAAAGATAATAACGTATTTGTTTTTAGTGATACAAACAAAGAGGATTTTGAAAATATATGGTTTAATTACTTTGACTTAGGTAGAAATTATGGAGAAATAAAGAGCTGTATAAATAGGGATGAAATGATAGAACAAGCAATAGAGTTCGGAAGTGGAATTAGAATTTTAAATCAAGAACTTTGGGAGACTATAGTGTCCTTTATTATATCAGCAAATAATAATATACCTAGAATTAAAAAGAGTATAGAAATGATTTGTGAAAGGTATGGAGAGTATATTGGAACATACAAGGGGCAAAAAAGATTTTCTTTCCCTGATGCTAATATATTGAAAGAGCTAAGGGAAGAGGATTTGAAGGAATGTAATACTGGCTACAGAGCAGGATATATTATTGAGTCTGCTAAAATTTTTTCTAATGAAAGGACTACATTAGACTTATTCAAAGAGTTAAATTCGGAAATGAGTTTAAAGGAATTAACAAGGTTTTCTGGGGTAGGGCCAAAAGTTGCCCATTGTATAAATGTTTTTGCCTTAGGGAAAAGAGATGCTTTTCCAGTGGATGTTTGGATTAAGAGAATTGTAGAGCATTTGTATTTTAAAGAGATAACAACTCCTCGAAAAATTCAGGACTTTGCATATGAAAAGTTCGGTCTGAATGCAGGATATGCTCAGCAATATTTATTCTACTACGCTAGGGAACTAAATCTAGGAAAAGAGAAATAA
- a CDS encoding YcdB/YcdC domain-containing protein, which produces MWQIANNFEEMSRLYRHSSIPNKHPEYISFEKAVNSIGEQLTELKDYDIKVDSKNVFVKEGVHYYQFNLGKENELVYTVAIDARSGAIRNLEYKKAIDGNKLLSSYETLNIATNFLKKYYTGDFQTEMLYIKNDNDNTSLYSFRFIPIEDNIKILSDAYIVNVCPQSGRILKYSNDYNNTKVVSTEQYFSQQEILTKNPSDLGVLTYEGLTLVRSFRTRFRPTLTHSFRTTQKDQQLILYYDVRTGVLVHQLYHLYEQMQL; this is translated from the coding sequence TTGTGGCAAATAGCTAATAACTTTGAGGAAATGAGTAGATTATATAGGCATAGTAGTATTCCAAACAAGCATCCTGAATATATAAGCTTTGAAAAAGCTGTAAATAGTATAGGAGAGCAGTTGACTGAGTTAAAGGATTATGATATTAAAGTAGATAGTAAAAATGTATTTGTTAAAGAAGGGGTACACTATTATCAATTTAACCTAGGAAAGGAAAATGAGTTAGTGTACACAGTTGCTATTGATGCTAGAAGTGGAGCAATTAGAAATTTAGAATATAAAAAAGCAATAGACGGAAACAAATTACTTTCTAGCTATGAAACCTTAAACATTGCAACTAACTTTCTGAAGAAATATTATACCGGTGATTTTCAAACGGAAATGCTTTATATAAAAAATGATAACGATAATACATCACTTTACTCATTCAGATTCATTCCTATAGAGGATAATATAAAAATTTTGTCTGATGCATATATTGTTAATGTGTGTCCGCAGTCTGGTAGAATCTTAAAGTACTCAAATGATTATAATAATACAAAAGTTGTTTCGACAGAACAATACTTTTCTCAACAGGAGATTCTTACAAAAAATCCAAGTGATTTGGGTGTGTTAACCTATGAGGGTTTGACCTTAGTTAGATCATTTAGGACTAGATTTAGGCCAACCTTAACTCATAGTTTTAGAACAACTCAAAAAGATCAACAATTAATACTATATTATGATGTAAGAACAGGAGTATTAGTTCACCAACTATATCATCTTTATGAACAAATGCAACTTTAA
- a CDS encoding chemotaxis protein CheW: MEYVKENLTGVEEIEIVEFKIGDNYFAINVSKVREIIPYLQVTKIPNSHPCIKGIFKIRDSVISAIDLPKYLNLPVIDTKDSFYIIAHFNGTSVGFEVHEVIGIHRLSPGSIEKPDESFYGAESGIASGIVKLEDKLVILLELEKILYDISPKMVKQVANI, encoded by the coding sequence ATGGAGTACGTAAAGGAAAATTTGACCGGAGTAGAGGAAATAGAGATAGTTGAGTTTAAAATTGGTGACAATTATTTTGCAATAAATGTGTCTAAGGTGAGAGAAATAATCCCTTATTTACAAGTTACAAAGATACCGAATTCTCATCCGTGTATAAAAGGTATATTTAAAATTAGAGATTCAGTTATATCGGCTATAGATCTTCCAAAATATTTAAATCTACCGGTTATCGATACTAAGGATAGTTTTTATATTATAGCTCATTTTAATGGTACTTCAGTGGGTTTCGAGGTACATGAAGTTATAGGGATACATAGGCTTTCACCAGGAAGCATTGAGAAGCCAGATGAAAGTTTTTATGGTGCAGAAAGTGGTATTGCCTCAGGAATTGTTAAACTAGAGGATAAATTAGTTATATTGTTAGAACTTGAAAAAATACTATATGATATAAGTCCGAAAATGGTAAAGCAAGTAGCAAATATTTAA